TTTAGGGTATTTTTGGAGACCGGATGCTAATTCGTCTAAAAGGTTTGAGACATATGTCGGAGCAGGTAAGTTTTACGTGGATGTTTATCGTGAATCCGAGAAGGGAACCGGTTATTTTATTTCCAGCGTACAGACCGGTTACTGGAGCCTGTTCTGGCAGCTTAGCTCCGGGAGAAAAGTAAAAAAATCTGAAATGGCCGCTGCGGTCAGGATTTCATATTCAAATTATGATGATTTGTATCATAAAGATCAGGGAGGGATGTACAAGCCAAGTGTAACCGAGGGGCTATGGGGAATGCACATTGACCCTGCGCTGAGCTACAGTTACCTATGGCGCAGCTTTAAGTTCAATGGACAGTTAGGCTTTTCCTGGCCTCTTTTCAAGGTAGCGGCCAAAGAAACTCGCACAGAGTACTTTTTAGGAGAAGAAATCGTAACAACCGAAGTGGAAAGGCAATCCGTAGGGCTGGCAGGACTGGCAAGGCTTAGCGTGCAGTATACATTCGATCTTAATCATAAGGCTGATAAGTAAGGAGCCAAGTGCTATGCTCGTTATTCAGTCCCGGCAGCAGGGCTGTTCCATGATAAGTAAGTGCACTTTTAGTTTCTCTAGGTTTTCCCATTCCCATCTTTCTGGCTTTTTATCGCTCTTATTCCCACATGCTTCGTAAATTTGCTGGCAAACCATACTTATTTATGGAAAATAGATACCTGCGCCGCGGCGTCTCTGCCTCTAAAGAAGACGTACACAACGCCATCAAGAACATAGACAAAGGGCTTTTCCCGAAAGCATTCTGCAAGATCATCCCCGACATCCTCACCAACGACCCGGAGTACTGCGCTATCATGCACGCCGACGGGGCCGGCACCAAGTCGTCGCTGGCCTATATGTACTGGAAAGAGACCGGCGACCTGAGCGTGTGGAAAGGCATCGCCCAGGATGCCGTGGTAATGAACACTGACGATCTGCTGTGCGTGGGCGCGACCGACAACATCCTGCTGTCCTCCACCATCGGGCGCAACAAGCACCTGATTCCGGGCGAGGTGATTGCGGCCATTATCAACGGCACCGAAGAGGTGCTGCAGATGCTCCGCGACAACGGCGTGGGCATCTATAGCACCGGCGGCGAGACGGCTGATGTGGGCGACCTGGTGCGCACCATCATTGTGGACAGCACCGTGACGGCCCGCATGCGCCGCGACGAGGTGATCTCGAACCACACCATACAGCCCGGCGATGTGATTGTGGGTTTCGCCTCCTACGGGCAGGCCACCTACGAAGACGAGTACAACGGCGGCATGGGCAGCAACGGCCTCACCTCGGCCCGCCACGATGTGTTCCACAAATACCTCTCGGCTTCTTACCCGGAGAGCTACGATCCGGAACTGCCCGTGGACCTGGTATACAGCGGCAACTACCGCCTCACCGACATCAACAAGGAAACCGGCCTGGAGATGGGCAAACTGGTGCTGTCGCCGACGCGCACGTATGC
This window of the Pontibacter russatus genome carries:
- a CDS encoding AIR synthase related protein, producing the protein MENRYLRRGVSASKEDVHNAIKNIDKGLFPKAFCKIIPDILTNDPEYCAIMHADGAGTKSSLAYMYWKETGDLSVWKGIAQDAVVMNTDDLLCVGATDNILLSSTIGRNKHLIPGEVIAAIINGTEEVLQMLRDNGVGIYSTGGETADVGDLVRTIIVDSTVTARMRRDEVISNHTIQPGDVIVGFASYGQATYEDEYNGGMGSNGLTSARHDVFHKYLSASYPESYDPELPVDLVYSGNYRLTDINKETGLEMGKLVLSPTRTYAPIVMEILKEHRPHIHGMVHCSGGAQTKVLHFTEKVHIVKDNLFPVPPLFRVIQEQSHTDWKEMYKVFNMGHRLEIYLPEAYAQDLIAISKAFGVEAQVIGRVKKSSKNELTIRSRHGEFYYEG